ggaggagaaaaaaattaaggaaaagaaataaaaagaaaaggaaaatattaaataaatattttaaataattaaagttattattaattattattttatatatatgtattatatattatatatatgtatattattatatattatatattatatattatatatacgtatagagacagattttttgaaattactttttatattattactttttattttttttattattgtggaGGATTGtgattaattgataaaataaaaaaaataaaaagatataaattgataaattattattttattagttatcataatcataaattattatgtttttatcaattaaataaaaataaaataataaaataaatattatttaaaatatttaataattatcataatttaaattattttatcaactaTTTAATGACCATTTATATTCTTTATCCTACATAAATATATCCCTTAAATTTTAGATTGATTAAAAACATGACcatatttaatttgataaattttatgttaactatctattatatataactAGTTCATCACCCGTGCGATGCACAAAAGTTTAtatgtattgaatttatttaaaattaacaatcataatttttttatgtgaaataAACACGACAATAATGAAAgcttaagaaataaatataataatgtgatacatttgtttaaaaagttaataaattttgagaaaactattatgaattttggaaaaaaaatttaaaaactactTTTGTCGTTGAATTTGTCTGGTCTCCATCTTTGTCACAAATCAAAATTTCCAATCCCTTGCGATTTGTAATTGTAGAAATAGCTACGTATAATTGTCTGTGACTAAAAACTGGTTTCTTCAAGTACAATCCAATATGAGATAGTGATTGACCTTGACTTTTGTTTATTATCATTGCATACGACACAATAAGAGAAAATTGCCTCATTCGTAGTCCAAAAGGCAGCTTAAGGTCAGATGGGGTCAATGTCATTCTTGGAATAAGAACCTTATGTCCAGCATTACTACTTATCAAAATTTTGCCTCAAGAACGTGATTTTCAGTTTTTGTGATAACCAACCTAGTGCCATTGTATAATCCCACTGAATGATCTGTGTTTCTCAAAAGCATAACTAGACTGCCAACATTTAGCTTCAATTCATGGTTCGGCACCCCAGAGCACCTAATTGAATTTAAGAATTCAAGCGTGTGAAGGTCTTGTAAAAGATCAACATTGTAATCTGATCTGCAAGTTGTGTCTGAACTTAAGTATGCCTTTGCCTCAGCTGCATTAAGTGCAATCATATACTCATTGACAGTCTCCACAACATCAAGAGTCGATGCTAGTATCGCTCTACCTTGATGATATTCAGTTTCATTGACATTAGAAGTAAAGTTCATATACGTGTTGTTCACGATTGACACAACATGATCATCTGATGCATTCCAATAGGTCAT
This window of the Diospyros lotus cultivar Yz01 chromosome 5, ASM1463336v1, whole genome shotgun sequence genome carries:
- the LOC127801556 gene encoding uncharacterized protein LOC127801556, whose protein sequence is MTYWNASDDHVVSIVNNTYMNFTSNVNETEYHQGRAILASTLDVVETVNEYMIALNAAEAKAYLSSDTTCRSDYNVDLLQDLHTLEFLNSIRCSGVPNHELKLNVGSLVMLLRNTDHSVGLYNGTRLVITKTENHVLEAKF